One Bombus terrestris chromosome 15, iyBomTerr1.2, whole genome shotgun sequence genomic window, TTCTTGTTGTTGTTGATGTAGCTGTTGATGTTGTTGCTGTTAGCCGTGCTACTAACGCGACTGGCGCCGTTACTACCGCGATTGTTAGTAGCAGTATTAGTACGTTTAGCAGTAAGGCAGGGGCCGCATCGGATTGGCATGGGTCGAGCAGCAACGAGACAGTCAATTATCTGTCTTACAGTAGGCATGCAGGTTTTGCTGTACCCTGGAAAACACATATCACATGCTCCATCAGAACCGAACCACACATCGACTTCTATCACGCCATCGGGGGTTTATTTCGCTTGTCTCGTCTTCCTTTTTACGATGATCTTTGCGCGGCGACCACCGTTTTCGAATTTTGGCCAAAAATTGAGAAAGAGACGTTTCCGTCGAACACGATTCCTATACACCGACACGtatgaatttaatgaaatttgccATCCATCGCGATTTGATTAAAGGAAAATCTAAAAAGAGGGCTCGGCCATATTTCCGTAACGATCGAATAAAGATCTATAGATCTGGAGTGCAGTGCTGTGGCGTGACACGTGGATTTTCTGAAACTCGAAATCGATCGAACGCTGGTTTAGCTAAGGAAGATACGAGAAGAGAGTTTAGAGAGATTTTTTAATAATCGCGAAATAACGGATATGTATACTGGAGTTACAGATATGAAGAATCTTCCTTGTTTTTGGAATAGGGACTTAGACGAATGTAAAATATGGAGCTGTGATGGAAGACAAAATTACGATAGTTTGATTTCCAATCGTGTTTCAAATGTCGCGATCTTTGATCTTCGTCCTTCCTTTCCTATTGATTAAGGAAGATTACTTTCTAGATTCTatggaaattatatttcttttatttctctagATCGTTTGTTGCCTCTTTTTAGATCACCCTCGCGTTTTCTACATGATATAGCATTAACATGTGACATTAACGTTAACGTATCGCGAGATCTCTTAAGTAATAGTGAATATCACGCGTAATCTGTAACGTTACTTAAAAGTATTAACAATACCGAATGCTTAATATATGATAGGATTATCTAAAAAATTGAACAGTAATACTGATCTGTACACAGTCAAATTGTAcgctttcttctctttcttcaatttttcagGGAACACTTCGCGGTACGAATACGAATAAGAGAAACGGTTTAGACAACGAAGATTTTTATTCGACAAGCGATTGCATGATAGAAGTCGTGATGGCCAAACACATTTCACATGTCTCACGAAATAATCGAAAAATACAGACAACAAAGAAACGAACGATACAGGAATAGAAAAAAGAAGCGGAATTGGTCCAAAAAGATACAAGGGTGGCCTAGAGCCGTTTTAGTCGCACTTAGGAAGCACTTTTACATGAATTTTAAACAATGAATACCGTCAGCTTGAGCATATTTCTCGCCACCTTCGTCTATCTACGTTACTATACAAATAACAAGAGCGGAACAACAGTTTGCTCGAAAGGGGAGGGGGGATGTGTAAAAGAATTAGGCTTGCGCATCAAGAAGACTAAAGAAAAAGAACAGGGCTGTGATAGAAAGGAGGATGATGGTGTGTGTTCGAGAACAAAACAATTTGTCCTTATCGgctaagaaaaaaaagaatgaaacaaaatgtaaaaaagtaTCGCATCTCGCAAAATCATTCGCAGACACGATGCACCTTGACAATGGCTCGCCAAAATAGGCGCGATTGCTGGCAGAAGAATAGGAAATTAGGCACTATGAAAATACAGGTAATACGCCTAAGAAGCTCAGCCATTATATCAAACAACGATTCGTTTCCATTGCACCTAAGCGTATTTACAATCGAGTCTTGTGACTCTCGTTAACGATTAATCTGAGCAAACGTTTGATAATAAAAAtcttgtaaaagaaagaaagaaggatagaGAAGAAAAAGTATCGATCGTAAAAGGAAAGATATTTGTCAGAGATTTCTCTGTATATTCTTCTCCTTCCAGGAACGATATCATCACAGTTAGATGCAGTGGAGTGGTTGAtcaatatttggaaaaaatattcgCTAAAAGACAGCAATTACGATCGCTGGATGGATTTCTCTAAGCGAGACTTACGACAAAAAGAGAGGCGCATGACACCGTGCATACAGGATACAAAAAGATACGAAAGAGAGAGAttgacttaaaaaaaaagagaaaaaaaaatgtaaatacgaATATACGCATAAAAATTACGCATTATGCTCGATGAGCGACAGTGACGGAATCGAGGAACGTTCCACGTTTTCTCTCCCTTCTCGATCtccctttgaatcgcttttgtTGAAAAAATATCAACGATTTCGAAAGAGTAAAAAACACGATgtctaaaaagatattaaaagacAATTGGCACgttcttaataaaaattatttggcaGAGGtgtaatgtatgtatgtatgtgtaaaccgtaatcaattaattaattgttatatCGTCAGATTCGTCGCGCAGAAAGGCAGTCACTAAATTCACGAATAATTCATTCTCGTGAAATTTCGTATTCCAAACGAAATTGCACGTCCTCTTTATCGTTTCATCTGACCctcccccccttttttttcttttgatccCTTTCCTCCTTTGCACACGACGAAAGGTAAACTGAGATCAGCGGTTTCCATTAGAAGCGACATTAATTAATCACGGCCTCCCCGATCGATGTACCGCAGCCCATCGTAACGCATCGCTTACGTAGTTTATATGTATAGAATACTTTATGGTTAATCGAAACCATTCTTTATTCTCTTCGTATAATATTGACGAGTTAATTGTAGGATTGTCTCGATAATTTACTGTTCTCGATGCTCGTGCGTTGTCCGGAACTCATTTCTCTTCCACAATAGTTTgtaatcttccttttatttcgtatttgtttgaaatttatcgagcttttttctttaatatttccttCCAACGCACGCGACAACGAAACACCTCGTGATtcatttaatttgtttaatcaCGCTCAACAGCAGCGACTGTTAGTTcagttcgttataacgcaataataataatatacatatataatatcgtTTTCTCTGGTTGTATTCCTATCCTAAAGGAGTTCTCCCAAGGCCTGTGTACTCTTGTATGCATATCGTTTTAGTACTCTTTTCCTTCTATTCACGACGAACAGCGTACGGCTCAACAATATCACGCTTTGAGATCTTGCtccattttctctctctttttatgcAATATCTTTCTGGCGGATTTTCGTAAAGAGTCTCGGTCGCGTGAACATCatcgttattaattaaatagaatCTGTGAGTAGGATCAAATCTCGTAACATTTggcgtttctctttctctcggaaAAGAACCTCTTTCCcgagttataaatatataatatgtatatgtatatgtatatatatatttctttttcttctttcctctttatATATAGATACGTATATTCGTTAACTAAGTTTCTATTATAATGTGAAAAATCTTGTATCTGTTGAAGACGATATATCGGTCAGAATTATCACAAGAGAGTCGATAAGTCTGCATCCTAAGGTTTGCAGTTAGCCTAACGAGAGTTCAAACTAATTTGTGtcgtgtataataataatatatgtatatatttcttgcaacattttttctttaactAACGTGAGCGATTTCCTCCGAACAAATTACGTTCCTCCAaattcgttgaatttttatatcgtcATTCTAATTTCATTACAGAGCGGTTTCCTTTTCGCTAATTATCTTAATTCCATGCTTGGTCAGGATCATCTTTACAGTTTCGTTATCCCTGACTTTAGGCTTCTCTATCCAGTTGACGTCATCTTGCGTCTCGTCCTCCCTTCCTAAACTTTCCACCAGAGAATCCAAATTGTCCGTGGACGAATCCACGTATCGAACATTGTCTGCCGATCTCTGCAACGATTTGCATCTTCTGGAGCTTCTAGAAGCGCGTATATTATCCGCTGAGCCGATCAGCTTGCTGTTCTTAGGCCTCAGAACTTTGtcattgtttctggaagatgTTCTGGCTGATTGAAGATTATCCACCGAGGAATAACGTCTCTTATCTTGAGAAACGTTGGCAGGATCCTCGGCTGGTTTTTTTCTAAATAACGATCCCTTGCGATTCATGCGCCTGGAATTACTAGACAGGATAGCCAACTCGTCTttaggaataaaatatttatcgcgtgatttctttttaataacagCCGAATCGGAGATATTGAAAGACTTGGAAAATTGTATTTCGCTTATTTGATCGCTGAACTTTCGATCGTCCATCGACTTTGGTCCACTCTGGAATCCACAGTTCTCAATCTCGAAGCTGTCATCGTCCAGAGACGGATTAGTCGCGATACTGTCGTCGATTCTGGAACTGTTCTTAGGAAGACTTCTCGAGGAAGACTCGACCGCCCGACTATGAGTCAAATCTCTTGGATCCCTGGTAGAGTACGATCTTGGCTCCTGGTCGGGGTTGAATGTGGCACAGATCTCGTTGCAGATGTCACAAACCTCGCATAGCTGATCGCAGTCGGTCGTGGAGGAAATGAGTTTCCGATCCAAGGTGTCAGTCGACTCTTGCAGATTCCAAGAACTACAAATATCGCATTCCGTAGAATCTTCGTCGATGATGGAACTGCAATTGGAACGCATGATTACTTCTTCCGTTCCCAGTATCTCTTCCGTCCTTAAAGACAATTCGTTCACGTAGCAGCAGGCAAAGCAAAATTCGTCGGTTTGCATGTCTAGTTCGTTCGCCGTGATCAGCTGAGACGTACTGTCCGCTTTGGAAGGATCTTCGTAACACACTTCCTGGATCTTCTTAATGGACTCGCAGCTCTTCGATTTCTTCGAGAACGTTTCCTCAGCCTTCGATCTCCTTCTAGAAATCGTCCTTGAATCGTTCGTGGCGATCACCGAATCGAGACTTCCTTTTAATGACGCGTCGTACCGTTTCACCTTCTTGGTTCTCTCATCGCTGATCATAGACTCGTGAATCTTCGATCGAGATTTGCTTTCTCTTTTAGGGCTCTTTGATCTCGATGAAGAAGCAGTCGAGAGAGTCTTATAGAACGTTTCTTCCGATTGCGTGTCAGAGTCGACGCTCTTCTCTATTGCTTCGTTCTCTTTCACTCTTTTCTCGTCACTTTCATTATGTATTCTCATCTGACCGTTCTTTGTCTTCCTGGGACTCTTGCGCGCGTTCACTATTGACTTTACATACTTACCATCTATTTCTAGGCTTACGTCCCTCTTCGAGGACTTGTCATCTAAGGCCAACGAGTCATCGGAAGCTTCTTTTACGATTTCCGTTCCATCATCGACTATCTCTTGTATCTTTACGGTGCTCTCTTCGCTAATGGACGACGGAACAGGCGACTGCACCAAGAGACTCAATTTATCGACACTTCCATCCGACTCGCCTTTGTATATCGTGATCTCGCCTTTACCCTGTACCCCGTTCTCTTCAACAATCAACGTCGTACCTTCCTTGTCGAAAGGATTATGAATCATCGCGCTAACTAACACTAATACCTGCGTGTTTGAGCATCGAACGCTATCGTTTGGAAAGCTGTCCTGATCGCAAACCTCATCGCTTCCCTTTGGATCAGGGTATTGTTTTTTGCGCGATAGACTGTCCTGCTGACTCTCTATAGAGTCGTTTGATCGTTGTTTACCTAACCAAGAATCTTTATGCTTGTCTTGGACTTCGTCTTCGACCGTGTCGTCCAAGCCATACCGCGTGAGCCTGTAATCCTCCTTGTCCACGCTAAAGTCAGATAAAGCGCCTTCGTGGCGTCCTCCACCACTGTCCATAGCGGACATCGTCGAGGACGAAACAGTCGAAGATGAAATCGACGATCTAGCTTCGCGATTCATGACTCTACTTCCTCCTGATTCTACATCAATGACGTCATACTGGACTCGAAGTCTGTTACTAGTCTCTGACGATTTAGCTACGCTATTTTTCGCCTCGATTGACGGCTTCGTATTAAGTTTGACGAGATTCTCGCGTTTTGACGAGGTGGCGACACCCGGGGACACCTCTTCCAATTGACTCGATCGGGGCTGTACCCTGACCACCTTCCTAACCTTCTTATCATCGTCAACGAAACCTACCTCGTCGAGGATCTGCGACTCGCCGGTTTCGGTGGCGATGATCTGTTTCGCGAGACCTGGATACGCGGCCTTCGCGGTCGTTATATGTTTAGCGTTGCCGTTCTCGGCAACGAGAGCGCTAATGAATTTCTCGCGCGCCTCCTCGAGGCCACCGCAGCCGGCGTGACGGGAGGCTACGCAAGCCATGTTTGTTGCGTTCTGGATATTCTTACGCAGAACGGTATCAGGCACATCGATGGATATAATTTCGATCGGACTCGGGGAGTCCATGGTAACGTCGCTAGGCGACGGCGTGAGAAAGGTGCTTTGATACTTGGAATCAATGGTCAAGTAATTATTCGCGTTGGGCGAGGTCAGTTCCAACTTACTTCAGTGTCCAAGTAGATTGGCAGCGTGAAAAACAAGACACTATTTTTTATATGGTTTTCGTTAACTCGATGCTTGGTAGAAGTCCGATTCAGGGAAAAGTTGTTCCactaattttttttatcgaactATATCTTGACATCGAGATACTTATGTCACATTTATGTAAAgtcgttatttaatttttttgtttaattatgtTCTGAATGGTAAAGGGAATTGAATGAAGCAAGGAAAATTACCTTTATCCGTGAATCGATACTTTCCCCACGATTAGCAAATtgaatacaatttaaattaaataaaaaaaaaatgcagttgctaaaatttatttgtaattacagTCGAGTTACTAAGAAATAGATCTGATTAgatttacataataaataaaaaattcttagaCTAGACTAATATATTGCTGCATATTGTTTATATGAGATGTGTTAACCC contains:
- the LOC100645350 gene encoding uncharacterized protein LOC100645350 isoform X1; translated protein: MLKTISQLTPVVAPSQIWLKHQPVCSPYSVVACYGVSRNNLRRTIIQSKCSVFCLYKTTRSEFQQSSKRAVITCCGTKEEKMAPTRVILMSCGSYNPPTNMHLRMFEIARDHLHRMGTHIVVGGVISPVHDAYAKKELASATHRCAMLRLALQNSEWIRLSTWETRQNGWTKTRLSLQYHQNLLNSVVFDWTNVKHNVSTEDLEWIPENVKNSSDHTPIQIKLLCGADLLESFGTYDLWAEEDIDAIVGEYGLVVITREGSNPNKFIYDSDILSKYMHNIYIVTEWIPNEVSSTRIRRALKRGESVRYLVQDSVIDYVYKQGIYDAKSTTSTIKLELTSPNANNYLTIDSKYQSTFLTPSPSDVTMDSPSPIEIISIDVPDTVLRKNIQNATNMACVASRHAGCGGLEEAREKFISALVAENGNAKHITTAKAAYPGLAKQIIATETGESQILDEVGFVDDDKKVRKVVRVQPRSSQLEEVSPGVATSSKRENLVKLNTKPSIEAKNSVAKSSETSNRLRVQYDVIDVESGGSRVMNREARSSISSSTVSSSTMSAMDSGGGRHEGALSDFSVDKEDYRLTRYGLDDTVEDEVQDKHKDSWLGKQRSNDSIESQQDSLSRKKQYPDPKGSDEVCDQDSFPNDSVRCSNTQVLVLVSAMIHNPFDKEGTTLIVEENGVQGKGEITIYKGESDGSVDKLSLLVQSPVPSSISEESTVKIQEIVDDGTEIVKEASDDSLALDDKSSKRDVSLEIDGKYVKSIVNARKSPRKTKNGQMRIHNESDEKRVKENEAIEKSVDSDTQSEETFYKTLSTASSSRSKSPKRESKSRSKIHESMISDERTKKVKRYDASLKGSLDSVIATNDSRTISRRRSKAEETFSKKSKSCESIKKIQEVCYEDPSKADSTSQLITANELDMQTDEFCFACCYVNELSLRTEEILGTEEVIMRSNCSSIIDEDSTECDICSSWNLQESTDTLDRKLISSTTDCDQLCEVCDICNEICATFNPDQEPRSYSTRDPRDLTHSRAVESSSRSLPKNSSRIDDSIATNPSLDDDSFEIENCGFQSGPKSMDDRKFSDQISEIQFSKSFNISDSAVIKKKSRDKYFIPKDELAILSSNSRRMNRKGSLFRKKPAEDPANVSQDKRRYSSVDNLQSARTSSRNNDKVLRPKNSKLIGSADNIRASRSSRRCKSLQRSADNVRYVDSSTDNLDSLVESLGREDETQDDVNWIEKPKVRDNETVKMILTKHGIKIISEKETAL